The genomic region CTTAAACACAGTTAGCACAGCTAGCATAAAACATTACTCTTCTGATTAAGAAACATTGTATCACTACATCAGAACCAGATCAAAGTCTCCTCTAGGCATGAATTGTGGCTCACTGGTACCTTTGAATAGTCCTTTGATGCCTCCCATCTTCTTCACCATCTGAGCAAACTTAGTGTACTGAGTGAGTAACTCCTGAACGTCTCTGGTGGCAACTCCAGATCCACGGGCCACTCTCTGAATCCGGTTGGGCTGCTTACTGAACAGCTTCGCCCCATCTTTACTGTCCAGTTCTGTAAAGGAAACTTGGTCAGATCAGTCAGAGACTTCACCCTCTCCGTAAATCTTTCATTCAGGTTGAGTTAAGTCAGAAATCCCGTTCAAACTAACGTCTACATTCAGATCTGCTTGACAAAAAATGCAGAGAACAGTGGAGAGAGTAAGTGTCACAGTGTGTGTTACCCTGGTCATTCATGCTGTCCATGATGGTCATGAGTTTCTTCAATCTGGCCATTGATTCCTGTTCGTTTCCTTTACTCATGAAATCTGTACCAAAACCGGGAATCATACCCTGAACGCAACACACAGATCCAGAGTCaggacagacagagacacaagTCCTCTTCAAGGTTCTCGGATCAATCATCAATAAGGTCATTATGTATTAGATTATAGAATATCAGCCCGTTTGAACATTGTATAGTCAGGGTTGCATACAACTTATGGAATTAACAGCATCTACTCATACATACGCTGAATCAACAATTTTGCTATTTACACGTCAACAGAAATCTAGCAGCtgcaatgaaaaaaatgcaaacagcaaGAAGAGAACAGGCAGCCAAAGACCTTAAAGGCGACCTATTAAGCAAAATTCATACTTTGAACGTTTATATACTTCCAGTTGGGTCTTTATTGCTTTTAACTACAGACCAAgtactttcagaaaaaaacagcaattctTTTGGCAGTAAGTTTAtgctttttggtgtctggaaacaTGAGCTGTTTCAAAGACCTTCAGATTGTTAAGTTACAATGAGCCTTAACACATTAATCCAAGCTGAGCTAAAGCACTCTTGGTCAGTTGGTTTAACCGCTGAAGCAGtttattgaatttaaagtgacagaggccctaaaacggCTCATTCTGAACggagcagactgaaatctcatcaTCTCAGAATGATCTGTGCGCCAAATGTGATGAACTTGTTTTGTCATCCACAGACCTGTCCcgacctgttcaaggaagcataataggtcacctttaagatAATTTGAGAGGAAGTCTTCAGTTACCATAATTTGTCCGAAGGGCCCCATCTTCATGATGTTCTGGAACTGCTCGTACATGTCCCTGAGCGTGAACTGACCTGCAGGTCAGAGATCAGGAGTGAGTTGCCGTGTCTGCAGCAGGTTCTGCAGCGGAGGCGTCTGGATTCTCACCATGTTTCAGTTTGTCTATCAGCTCCTCGTTGTCATCCAGCTTTAGCTCGTTCACTCTGTCGATCAGTCCTTCAATATCACCCATTCCTGCAACACAAACCGTCTTTTGACTTGATGCAGAACTCTGGCTGCGTGTCTGCATGTGTTCAACAGCAGATTTAAATGTAGAGGTGggaaataacaacaataaaggACTAAAGGACTTTATTCTGTGGGACTTTGGGACTTGTAGTCTGTGGGATGTTAACAGACtacatgagaaataaaaatataacgtTCAGTTGCATCCCGCCCACCTGACTTCAACATGAAGCTTGTGTGGTTGAGGTCTCACTCAGTTTTCCTGAGTTATGTTCGTAGTTCTGCTGCTAAAGGCCAACGCTGCTAGAGGAGATATCTGCcatttttctaaagtttttaaaaaaatgatttttattacaaaatatctttgaacttgaattgaattaaatcaTTGTTCCTACAGTATTCAAGACAAGACTCAAAGAGATTTTCAAATCCTATTGATCAACTTAAAGCAGTTATTTTGACAGAGGTCAGGTCCGAAATACAGAAGGAcaggtggatggatggaaaaagacTATCCATCCATAGTCTTTGAAAACAAGCCTCATGTTTCATCACCGCTGCCATCCTGTAGTTCGGAGACAATGTGTGTCGAGCCAGCACTAATTAGATAAGATGGAGGCTAATAACGCTTTTGTTTCTGGATATAGATTTGGGATATCGACTATATTCCATGTGGGATATAGACTCACATAGTCTATATCCCACATTTTTCAGGAtataaaatgtgcaaacaaaacaaattttccaAACTCTTTTCCGTGTCCACAGTTATCCAGAGCTTATCCAGTCTGTGCTGGAACCCTGACGATTCTTACTATTTGGGtagatctttgttttttttatgaagcgCTACGAGATGGAATTACATATGATCCAAATTATGATCCAAATTTAACTCTAACTCCACTGAGCTACCGTGAAAAGAATCCCTGCAACCTGGTTAGAAAGAAAGGTAATTTTCCCCAGAGGCAGCGATCAGATGTTAGTAAGACTAACACTAACCCTCATCTAGTTAACAGTGTTACATTCTTGGTAGAACCAGCAGGTGCagtcagagcagaaacacagGAAGTTTTTACCCAGCAGTTTGCTGATGAAAGGCTGAGTCTTAAACGGCTCGAAGTCGTCGATGTGTTCCCCTGTTCCGATGAAGATGATGGGACTCCTTGTGGCCGCCACACTAACAACAGAACGTCACAGAGTGAGGGTAAACCATCGGCTCGCGGACCAACCAGCCGCGCAGCGCCGTGCAACAGAGGTTCTTACGCGCTCAAAGCTCCGCCTCCTTTGGCGTGTCCATCTAGCTTTGTGACGATGACCGACGCTACGTCCACTTTGTCTTTGAAAGCTTTAGCCTGGGCTTCGCAGGCCTGACCGATGGAAGCATCCATCACGTACACAATGTTATCAGGTTGCTATGGGAACAGAGAAAGGAGGAGCTTAAATATGTCATAACAGTAGAGGAAAAAAAGTCCTTACACACCAATAACTCTTAAGACACTAGAGATGCAACAAACCGTTATAAATATCTGTATTGAAAAAATTATAGATTAGGTATCGGTGACAATGTTCCCGTTCCAtgagggcagatctattcagtctaatgctatgctttgtgctcggaataacatcatgctttatttattttacattatatttagaatttctaaTTGCTCTTTCTGAACCATTAAAAGGTTtgtcacagtttatttttacacgtttgaccaaggtagtcaTCCTGTCCTTttatcagtttgtttctttattattcatttcACATTGGCTGTTTTACTCCtaactgcactgactgaacaaatgaaagttgttttttttcccatctttgACCAAGCTAGTGAAGCTATTAGTCTATTTCGTTGTGCTGTTCTGGTGCAGACATATCAGATAAATtagtaattcagtacatttatgtctgtgtttaaaaaaaaaatgctttaagtcaattcagctgtttttctgtatcataCTGGCCGGTACTAAACCTcagaaaaaaagtggattggtgCATCCTTACTTCCGTCCAGCCGATCCCCTGTGGTGATGAGTTCAGGTACTCACCACTGCGTTGGAGACTTGCAGCATCTCCTCAAACAGTGAATCCTCCTGTTTGTGTCTGCCACTTGTGTCCACAATGATGATCTCAAAGTTTTCGCCTTTGAATTTCTCGACGCCTTCTGCAGCGATCACCACAGGATCCATCTCAGTGTAACTGAACCCAACACAAATAGGGAACCATCAGGACAATGAGGGAGAGAGGGGGAAATTACAAACAGGGGAAGCAGCACAGGAACACTCACCTGCCATAAAAAGGTATTCTGGCTTTGGTGGCGTTTTGTTTGAGCTGATCAAAGGCACCTTGGAGATAAGAGAGGGGTTTTCACACCAAAGAGaagatgtttgtttatttatagatCATCTGGGTAAAAAGTGACACACCATGCTAGCTAATGCTACAGGCAGTGTGTGTGCCGACCTGCTCTGAAGGTGTCGGCGCAGATCAGGCAGGTCTTCCAGCCTTTTCTCTGGTAATAATAAGCGAGCTGCCGGGAGAAGAACAACACTGCTGTTAGTGGAACACAGACATGAAGGCCTAGCAGCTGTGACACAGTGGTCAACATTTAGCTGATCCTTCAGCTTTTTGCAAATCTGAAATCGCAGAAATTTACGCAAAATCAGCAGAtctctgaccttttttttttacatcaacacataaatgtgagtttattgcaaattttccgCAAAAAACGTTGGGCTTAAGTGTCTGCTacctcccacctgcaggtgccAGTGTTTTTTACTTCTACTACTCTGCCGCCTCAGTTATCAAACATAATCAGTATGGtgagaagcaaaaataataataaattgggCTAATTAAGTTctttaaggaataaaaatatttgtttgatcTATCTGTCTGcttgttattttttcctctcctttcaAACTCTACACatagaataaaaagaaatgtaatgaggaaaaatatcacaaaatttcttgcaaatatttctaaactgatacaacaaaataaataataaaaatggataataataattaaaaaaaagctcaattCTGGAGAAACATTTTAGGATGATCTGGGTTCAATCTGGAGGTGAGAAATACATTTCATCACAgccttttttaaacacaaagaagaaagcAAGGAGGTACTTAAAGGcattattatgcattttcctTGCATTTAGTGGCATTTTGtagcacaaataaaatcaatccaaACTAGCATGTAACCTTTAACATGCtagcaattttatttaattaggaAATTAATTAAGGACAACACACTAAATGTTCAAGCATTTTCACAGGCAATTCCACCAAATACAGAGGAAATGGATGCAACCTTCTGATTTTgtagacattaaataaaaattcaaataatgcTTCGTCCAGGgatttagcaaataaatattttgttatttctaagtgtgttaaaacaagaaagaatTTGATTTTCCATATATttcatgtaaatatctggtttcaactaaaTTACTTGCACAATTTACTAAAAGCCGCTAAAAGggagaatattttttaataaaaaagcttaattaaaattaatttcaacagTCAGTCTTGTCTGGATTCCATCAGAATGCCACATCTAAACCAAGTGACTCCAAATTGAAACTCATCTCAGGTTGTGGGAACATTACGTATCCACATTATGTATCTGGGGGCTCAACAGATGTTCATTCAGATTTAGTTGGAACTAAGACAAACATCTGTTTCCTCTGTTAATTCCATTATTTTTGCTGATTTCGACATATGCTTTTTCTCAATGtgcataaaaaagtttttataacttttagtttttttgtgccGAGCATACTTTAGGAAATTACAGTAAACGAGTTCGGTTTTACTTTTCTCTGATCATAACATTCGCTCAGAGTTTCTGGGGACTGTTTCACATCCTGAttgtttcaaatgttcttttctCTACATCATTGAAGGTTTTGGTGCTACTATTCAAGGGTTTGACCACAATACTGAACAATGATGATAACAGAAGCTTCAAATAAGGATGAGGAAAATGTTCCATAAGGTCTGATCAGCTTTAAGTCtgtaaaaaataagtaatgagAGAAAACAGCCCTTGCTAGTTGTTTAGAAGAActgtaaaatgtatgttttcttttaggaGAGTGTGTCAGGTGTGTCCAGTCACCTTGGAGCAGGTTGTAGTTTTGCCACTGCCTTGCAGACCAACAAACATGATGACGTTGTTCTTGCCTTTAGTCGGAGTCCAGGCCTTCACGCCGGGATCGACCAGCTGAAACAGAGCACACACAcgtcacacacacatatagcaTCTGGACCGTTCTCATGACTCATGGACCTACCTTCACCAGCTCCTTGAACACAGCGTGTTGGATCATCCTCCTCTTGTTCAGGCCTGAGGCCATCTCCTCCAGGTCTATGGCGGAC from Xiphophorus couchianus chromosome 13, X_couchianus-1.0, whole genome shotgun sequence harbors:
- the srp54 gene encoding signal recognition particle subunit SRP54; its protein translation is MVLADLGRKITSALRSLSNATIINEEVLNAMLKEVCAALLEADVNIKLVKQLRENVKSAIDLEEMASGLNKRRMIQHAVFKELVKLVDPGVKAWTPTKGKNNVIMFVGLQGSGKTTTCSKLAYYYQRKGWKTCLICADTFRAGAFDQLKQNATKARIPFYGSYTEMDPVVIAAEGVEKFKGENFEIIIVDTSGRHKQEDSLFEEMLQVSNAVQPDNIVYVMDASIGQACEAQAKAFKDKVDVASVIVTKLDGHAKGGGALSAVAATRSPIIFIGTGEHIDDFEPFKTQPFISKLLGMGDIEGLIDRVNELKLDDNEELIDKLKHGQFTLRDMYEQFQNIMKMGPFGQIMGMIPGFGTDFMSKGNEQESMARLKKLMTIMDSMNDQELDSKDGAKLFSKQPNRIQRVARGSGVATRDVQELLTQYTKFAQMVKKMGGIKGLFKGGDMSKNVNPSQMAKLNQQMAKMMDPRVLHHMGGMAGLQSMMRQFQQGAAGNMKGMMGFNNM